A part of Chitinimonas koreensis genomic DNA contains:
- a CDS encoding AraC family transcriptional regulator: protein MTEPVTSPPPLVVQRLRHDGHQHAGWHAHAQGQLYALDDGLLVVETEGATWAMPPGRIGWLPPHCAHAAQGHGALAGWSVYLDADLCAALPATPCVLAGSALVAAIVARMVEWPAAAPLDPPRRRLLEVLLDELAQGLAEPLSLPLPRDRRLLAITQALLADLADRRTLAQWADWAGLSERTLSRRFAAETGLGFAQWRQQARLVKSFEWLARGEPVGNVALSLGYDSVSAFIAVFRRSFGCTPASCFRPGRPRPAVDAM, encoded by the coding sequence ATGACCGAACCGGTAACCTCGCCCCCGCCGCTGGTGGTGCAACGGCTGCGCCACGACGGCCATCAGCACGCCGGCTGGCATGCCCATGCGCAAGGCCAGCTGTATGCGCTCGACGACGGCCTCCTGGTGGTCGAGACCGAGGGCGCGACCTGGGCGATGCCGCCGGGCCGCATCGGCTGGCTGCCGCCGCACTGCGCCCACGCCGCCCAGGGCCACGGCGCGCTGGCCGGCTGGAGCGTCTACCTGGACGCCGACCTGTGCGCCGCGCTGCCGGCCACGCCCTGCGTACTGGCCGGCTCCGCGCTGGTGGCGGCGATCGTGGCGCGCATGGTGGAGTGGCCGGCGGCCGCACCGCTCGATCCGCCGCGCCGGCGCCTGCTCGAGGTGCTGCTCGACGAACTGGCGCAAGGCCTGGCCGAGCCGCTGTCCTTGCCGCTGCCGCGCGACCGGCGGCTGCTCGCCATCACCCAGGCGCTGCTGGCCGACCTGGCCGACCGCCGCACGCTGGCGCAGTGGGCCGACTGGGCCGGTCTCAGCGAGCGCACGCTGAGCCGCCGCTTCGCGGCCGAGACCGGGCTCGGCTTCGCCCAGTGGCGCCAGCAGGCGCGGCTGGTGAAATCGTTCGAATGGCTGGCGCGCGGCGAACCGGTCGGCAACGTGGCGCTGAGCCTGGGCTACGATAGTGTCAGCGCCTTCATCGCGGTGTTCCGCCGCAGTTTCGGCTGCACCCCGGCCAGTTGCTTCCGCCCGGGCCGGCCGCGCCCGGCAGTCGATGCCATGTGA
- a CDS encoding M3 family metallopeptidase — translation MNDALRDTLAPTQPFDTNPLLADWDTPYGLPPFDRVRPEHFLPAFDVAMPAHLAELDAIASQDAAPSFDNTVVAFDGAGRLYGRIYLLFDNLCLSETSPELQAAELAMAPRLAAHDSAIYLHAGLFSRIDALYRDRAGLGLDGEQLRLLERIHLDFVRAGARLDDAAKTRYAAVTQELAELCTRFSQNVLADEAAFTLELHGEADLAGLPEFVRAAARGAAAERKLAEGSHVITLSPSLAEPFMTFSSRRDLRETIWRERVARGAHAGEHDNRPLAAAIVALRQEQAALHGYASFADYELVDRMAGKPAAVLELLEKAWQPALDKAALDRAELERRAAELGEPTPIAAWDWRYLAEKVRQQRYDLDDAELKPYFTLDNMIAAMFDCAGRLFGVSFVEQHGVPLYHPDARLWEMRDRDGKLAGLFIGDNYARPTKRSGAWMSLFRHQSSHGGGTLPIVINNNNFARAEPTLLSFDDVRTLFHEFGHGLHGLLSKVRYEKLSGTEVLQDFVELPSQIFENWAEEESVLARHARHYRTGEPIPAELLGKLRRARQFDQAWATIQYVGPALIDMALHALPRGTAVDIAAFEAEQCARLGVPADIGQRHYLSHFGHLFAGPGYAAGYYVYMWAEVLDADGYDAFVEAGDPFDAATAERLYRFIYSAGNTQDPAQAYRAFRGRDPVVEPMLKKRGLISSPV, via the coding sequence ATGAACGATGCACTGCGCGATACCCTCGCCCCCACCCAGCCGTTCGACACCAACCCGCTGTTGGCCGACTGGGACACCCCCTACGGCCTGCCCCCGTTCGACCGCGTGCGGCCCGAGCATTTCCTGCCCGCCTTCGACGTCGCCATGCCGGCCCACCTGGCCGAGCTCGACGCGATCGCCAGCCAGGACGCGGCGCCGAGCTTCGACAACACGGTGGTCGCCTTCGACGGCGCCGGCCGCCTGTACGGCCGCATCTACCTGCTGTTCGACAACCTGTGCCTGAGCGAGACCTCGCCCGAGCTGCAGGCCGCCGAGCTGGCCATGGCACCGCGCCTGGCCGCTCACGACAGCGCCATCTACCTGCATGCCGGCCTGTTCTCCCGCATCGACGCGTTGTACCGTGACCGCGCCGGGCTGGGCCTCGACGGCGAGCAGCTGCGGCTGCTCGAACGCATCCATCTCGACTTCGTGCGCGCCGGCGCCCGCCTCGACGACGCCGCCAAGACCCGCTACGCCGCGGTGACGCAGGAGCTGGCCGAGCTGTGCACCCGCTTCAGCCAGAACGTGCTGGCCGACGAGGCCGCCTTCACGCTCGAACTGCACGGCGAGGCCGACCTGGCCGGCCTGCCCGAGTTCGTGCGCGCCGCGGCGCGCGGCGCGGCCGCCGAGCGCAAGCTGGCCGAGGGCAGCCACGTGATCACGCTGTCGCCCTCGCTGGCCGAGCCCTTCATGACCTTCTCGTCGCGGCGCGACCTGCGCGAGACGATCTGGCGCGAGCGCGTGGCCCGCGGCGCGCATGCCGGCGAGCACGACAACCGTCCGCTGGCGGCCGCCATCGTCGCGCTGCGGCAGGAACAGGCCGCGCTGCACGGCTACGCCAGCTTCGCCGACTACGAGCTGGTCGACCGCATGGCCGGCAAGCCGGCGGCGGTGCTGGAACTGCTGGAGAAGGCCTGGCAGCCGGCGCTGGACAAGGCCGCGCTCGACCGCGCCGAACTCGAGCGCCGCGCCGCCGAGCTCGGCGAGCCGACGCCGATCGCCGCCTGGGACTGGCGCTACCTGGCCGAGAAGGTGCGCCAGCAGCGCTACGACCTCGACGACGCCGAGCTCAAGCCCTACTTCACGCTCGACAACATGATCGCGGCGATGTTCGACTGTGCCGGCCGGCTGTTCGGCGTCAGCTTCGTCGAGCAGCACGGCGTGCCGCTGTACCACCCGGACGCGCGGCTGTGGGAAATGCGCGACCGCGACGGCAAGCTGGCCGGCCTGTTCATCGGCGACAACTACGCCCGCCCGACCAAGCGCAGCGGCGCCTGGATGAGCCTGTTCCGCCACCAGTCCAGCCACGGCGGCGGCACGCTGCCGATCGTCATCAACAACAACAATTTCGCCCGCGCCGAGCCGACGCTGCTGAGCTTCGACGACGTGCGCACGCTGTTCCACGAGTTCGGCCACGGCCTGCACGGCCTCTTGTCCAAGGTGCGCTACGAGAAGCTGTCCGGCACCGAGGTGCTGCAGGATTTCGTCGAGCTGCCGTCGCAGATCTTCGAGAACTGGGCCGAGGAAGAATCCGTGCTGGCGCGCCACGCCCGCCACTACCGCACCGGCGAGCCGATCCCGGCCGAACTGCTCGGCAAGCTGCGCCGCGCGCGCCAGTTCGACCAGGCCTGGGCCACCATCCAGTATGTCGGTCCGGCGCTGATCGACATGGCGCTGCACGCGCTGCCGCGCGGCACGGCGGTCGACATCGCCGCCTTCGAGGCCGAGCAGTGCGCGCGCCTCGGCGTGCCGGCCGACATCGGCCAGCGCCACTACCTGTCGCACTTCGGCCATCTGTTCGCCGGGCCGGGCTATGCGGCCGGCTACTACGTCTACATGTGGGCCGAAGTGCTCGACGCCGACGGCTACGACGCCTTCGTCGAGGCCGGCGATCCGTTCGACGCGGCGACCGCCGAGCGGCTGTATCGCTTCATCTACAGCGCCGGCAATACCCAGGATCCGGCGCAGGCCTACCGTGCCTTCCGTGGGCGGGATCCGGTGGTGGAGCCGATGCTGAAGAAGCGCGGGTTGATCTCCAGCCCTGTGTGA